The Bacillus sp. Y1 genome has a window encoding:
- the gatA gene encoding Asp-tRNA(Asn)/Glu-tRNA(Gln) amidotransferase subunit GatA has protein sequence MSLFDQKVSDLHEQLHKKEISVTDLVEESYKRISEVETQVGAFLTLDEERARSQAKKLDEKLGTDEAKGLLFGMPVGVKDNIVTKDLRTTAASQILHNFDPIYDATVVTKLQEAETITIGKLNMDEFAMGSSTENSSFKKTKNPWNLETVPGGSSGGSAAAVAAGEVPFSLGSDTGGSIRQPASFCGVVGLKPTYGRVSRFGLIAFASSLDQIGPITRTVEDNAYVLQAIAGVDPMDSTSANVEVPSYVNALTGEVKGLKIGVPKEYLGEGVNPEVRESVMQALATLEKLGATWEEVSLPHSKYALSTYYLLSSSEASANLARFDGVRYGYRSPNSNNLMELYKNSRAEGFGDEVKRRIMLGTFALSSGYYDAYYKKAQKARTLIKKDFEDVFAKYDVIVGPTTPTPAFKIGEKTSDPLTMYANDILTIPVNLAGVPGISVPCGFDQGLPLGLQIIGKHFDEATVYRVAHAFEQATDFHKQKPGL, from the coding sequence ATGAGCTTATTCGATCAAAAAGTATCTGATCTTCATGAGCAGCTACATAAAAAAGAAATTAGTGTTACGGATCTTGTAGAAGAGTCGTATAAAAGAATATCAGAAGTCGAGACCCAAGTGGGCGCATTTTTAACATTAGATGAAGAGCGAGCACGAAGCCAAGCCAAAAAACTAGATGAAAAGCTAGGAACGGACGAAGCAAAAGGTTTGCTATTCGGTATGCCAGTAGGGGTTAAAGACAATATTGTAACAAAGGATTTACGTACAACAGCAGCAAGCCAAATTCTACATAATTTTGATCCAATCTATGATGCAACCGTTGTGACAAAGCTTCAAGAAGCAGAAACCATTACGATTGGGAAACTAAATATGGACGAGTTTGCCATGGGATCGTCAACAGAAAACTCCAGCTTTAAAAAGACGAAAAACCCATGGAATTTGGAAACCGTTCCTGGTGGATCTTCAGGTGGTTCAGCAGCAGCCGTAGCAGCCGGTGAGGTTCCTTTTTCATTAGGTTCCGATACAGGTGGATCCATTCGCCAACCTGCTAGTTTTTGTGGAGTGGTTGGTTTAAAGCCTACGTATGGACGAGTATCTCGATTTGGATTAATTGCTTTTGCTTCTTCACTAGACCAAATTGGTCCGATTACTAGAACCGTTGAAGACAACGCATACGTATTACAGGCCATTGCCGGTGTGGATCCAATGGATTCAACGTCTGCCAATGTTGAGGTTCCATCGTATGTGAACGCCTTAACAGGTGAAGTAAAAGGATTAAAAATCGGTGTTCCTAAAGAATATCTAGGAGAAGGTGTAAACCCAGAGGTTCGCGAATCTGTCATGCAGGCATTAGCAACCCTTGAAAAGCTAGGAGCGACTTGGGAGGAAGTTTCTTTACCTCACTCGAAGTATGCTCTTTCTACGTATTACCTATTAAGTTCTTCCGAAGCGTCTGCTAACTTAGCACGCTTTGACGGAGTCAGATATGGCTATCGTTCTCCGAATTCGAACAACTTAATGGAGCTGTATAAAAACTCAAGAGCAGAGGGCTTTGGAGATGAAGTGAAACGTAGAATTATGCTTGGGACCTTTGCTTTAAGCTCAGGCTATTATGATGCGTATTATAAAAAAGCACAAAAGGCACGTACATTGATTAAAAAGGATTTTGAGGATGTATTTGCGAAGTATGATGTGATCGTTGGACCAACAACACCAACACCTGCTTTTAAAATTGGTGAAAAAACAAGCGATCCATTAACAATGTATGCTAATGATATTTTAACCATTCCAGTAAATCTTGCTGGGGTACCTGGTATTTCTGTTCCATGTGGTTTTGATCAAGGACTGCCATTAGGTTTACAAATTATCGGTAAGCACTTTGACGAAGCAACTGTCTACCGTGTAGCTCATGCATTTGAGCAGGCGACAGACTTCCACAAGCAAAAGCCAGGTCTGTAA
- the gatB gene encoding Asp-tRNA(Asn)/Glu-tRNA(Gln) amidotransferase subunit GatB: MEFETVIGLEVHVELKTESKIFSASPNHFGAQPNTNTTVIDLGYPGVLPVLNKKVVDYGMKACMALNCNVATHTKFDRKNYFYPDNPKAYQISQFDQPIGEHGFIEIEVDGYKKKIGITRIHLEEDAGKLNHENGYSLCDYNRQGTPLIEIVSEPDIRTANEAYAYLEKLKSIIQYTGVSDCKMEEGSLRCDANISIRPVGQEEFGTKTELKNLNSFNFVRKGIEYEAKRQEEVVRAGGEIQQETRRYDEATNTTLLMRVKEGSEDYRYFPEPDLTDLYIDEEWKARIAAEIPELPDSRQKRYTEEWGLPAYDAAVLTVVKETADFFEATVAAGADPKQASNWIMGELSAYLNSEQKELADVALTPEGLAGMIKLITDGTISSKIAKKVFKELVEKGGSAEKIVKDQGLVQISDEGALLTVIAEVLDANPQSIDDFKNGKEKAIGFLVGQIMKATKGQANPPLVNKLLQQEIRKR; the protein is encoded by the coding sequence ATGGAATTCGAAACGGTAATTGGACTTGAAGTCCATGTAGAGTTAAAAACAGAATCAAAAATCTTCTCTGCAAGTCCCAACCATTTTGGTGCGCAGCCAAATACCAATACAACGGTGATCGACCTTGGATATCCAGGTGTGTTGCCGGTATTAAATAAAAAGGTAGTTGACTACGGGATGAAGGCTTGTATGGCCTTAAACTGTAACGTCGCAACCCATACGAAGTTTGATAGAAAAAACTACTTTTATCCAGATAACCCGAAAGCGTACCAGATTTCTCAATTTGACCAGCCGATTGGTGAACACGGGTTTATCGAAATTGAAGTAGACGGGTATAAGAAGAAAATCGGCATCACAAGAATTCATTTAGAAGAGGATGCTGGGAAGCTGAATCATGAAAATGGATACTCTCTATGTGACTACAATCGTCAGGGAACACCTCTTATTGAGATTGTATCAGAGCCGGATATTCGTACAGCGAATGAAGCATATGCTTATTTAGAAAAATTAAAATCGATTATTCAATATACAGGAGTATCTGATTGTAAGATGGAGGAAGGCTCCTTACGTTGTGATGCGAATATTTCGATTCGTCCAGTAGGACAAGAGGAATTTGGGACAAAGACCGAGTTAAAGAACTTAAATTCATTTAACTTTGTTCGTAAAGGAATCGAATATGAAGCGAAGCGTCAGGAAGAAGTGGTTCGAGCTGGAGGAGAGATTCAGCAGGAAACACGTCGTTATGACGAGGCAACGAATACGACTTTATTAATGAGGGTAAAAGAAGGTTCGGAAGATTATCGTTACTTCCCTGAACCAGATTTAACGGATTTGTATATTGATGAGGAATGGAAGGCCCGCATTGCTGCAGAAATTCCTGAGCTTCCAGATTCAAGACAGAAGCGTTATACCGAAGAGTGGGGATTACCAGCGTATGATGCGGCTGTTTTAACAGTTGTAAAGGAAACAGCTGACTTTTTTGAAGCAACGGTTGCTGCTGGAGCGGATCCAAAACAAGCATCCAACTGGATTATGGGAGAATTATCAGCTTATTTAAATTCCGAACAAAAGGAACTTGCTGATGTAGCCCTAACACCAGAAGGTCTTGCAGGAATGATTAAGCTCATTACTGACGGAACCATTTCTTCTAAGATTGCGAAGAAGGTATTTAAAGAGCTTGTTGAAAAAGGCGGCAGTGCGGAGAAAATTGTAAAAGACCAAGGTCTGGTACAAATTTCTGATGAAGGTGCTCTACTAACAGTAATTGCTGAAGTTCTTGATGCCAATCCACAATCCATTGACGATTTTAAAAATGGTAAGGAAAAGGCGATTGGTTTCCTTGTTGGTCAGATCATGAAAGCAACAAAGGGCCAAGCAAACCCACCACTAGTAAACAAACTATTGCAACAAGAAATCAGAAAACGCTAA
- a CDS encoding DoxX family protein yields MFNQFLRENKISAALLTLLRVYLGYAWMTAGWGKITGGGFDAAGFLKGSIANPVAGPDGIVYSWYVSFLEGVALPNVELFNFLVPWGEFLVGLGLILGCFTSAAMFFGLVMNFSFMLAGTVSHNPTDILMGVIILTAGFNAGRYGLDYWVVPFLRKTVFKKGADLLQQKA; encoded by the coding sequence ATGTTTAATCAATTTTTAAGAGAAAACAAGATTTCTGCAGCACTTCTTACTTTATTACGTGTGTATCTCGGTTATGCTTGGATGACAGCAGGCTGGGGCAAAATAACTGGCGGTGGGTTTGATGCTGCTGGATTTTTAAAAGGTTCTATTGCTAACCCTGTAGCTGGTCCAGATGGAATTGTGTATAGCTGGTATGTATCTTTCCTTGAAGGTGTCGCACTACCAAACGTGGAACTATTTAATTTCCTTGTACCTTGGGGTGAGTTTCTAGTTGGTTTAGGATTAATTCTTGGTTGCTTTACAAGTGCTGCTATGTTCTTTGGTCTAGTCATGAACTTCTCTTTCATGCTAGCTGGTACAGTATCTCATAACCCTACAGACATTCTAATGGGTGTGATCATTCTTACTGCTGGATTCAATGCAGGACGTTACGGCTTAGACTACTGGGTTGTTCCTTTCCTTCGCAAAACGGTTTTCAAAAAAGGGGCAGACCTTCTTCAACAAAAAGCCTAA
- a CDS encoding DoxX family protein translates to MFNQFLRENKISAALLTLLRVYLGYAWMTAGWGKITGGGFDATGFLKGSIANPVAGPDGIVYSWYVSFLEGVALPNVDLFNFLVPWGEFLVGLGLILGCFTSAAMFFGLVMNFSFMLAGTVSHNPTDILMGVIILTAGFNAGRYGLDYWVVPFLRKTFIKKDTNILPNKA, encoded by the coding sequence ATGTTTAATCAATTTTTAAGAGAAAACAAGATTTCTGCAGCGCTTCTTACATTATTACGTGTGTATCTCGGTTACGCTTGGATGACAGCAGGCTGGGGCAAAATAACTGGTGGTGGTTTTGATGCTACTGGATTTTTAAAAGGTTCTATTGCAAACCCTGTGGCTGGTCCAGATGGAATTGTTTACAGCTGGTATGTTTCTTTCCTTGAAGGTGTAGCACTACCGAATGTGGATCTATTTAATTTCCTTGTACCTTGGGGCGAGTTTTTAGTCGGTTTAGGATTAATTCTTGGTTGCTTTACAAGTGCTGCAATGTTCTTTGGTCTAGTCATGAACTTCTCTTTCATGCTTGCTGGTACGGTATCTCATAACCCTACAGACATTCTAATGGGTGTGATTATTCTTACTGCCGGATTCAATGCAGGACGTTATGGTTTAGACTATTGGGTTGTTCCTTTCCTTCGTAAAACGTTTATTAAGAAGGATACAAACATTCTTCCGAACAAGGCTTAA
- the putP gene encoding sodium/proline symporter PutP: MSNEFYQAISIAIYMAGMLLIGWYSYRKTSNLTDYMLGGRSLGPAVTALSAGAADMSGWLLMGLPGAIYVNGMVDAWIAIGLTIGAYLNWVLVAPRLRSYTQVANDSITIPGYLENRFKDRTMLLRIVSGIVILVFFTFYVSSGMVSGGVFFQSSFGVSYHTGLLIVSAVVVAYTLFGGFLAVSYTDFIQGLMMLLALIFVPIIGVFATGGPSETFETVRLVNPNFLDLLKGASFIGVVSAMAWGLGYFGQPHIIVRFMAITTVKEIKSARRIGMTWMIFSLIGTILTAMIGIAYFKKNPDLTLSNPEAVFIELGQYLFHPIIAGFLLAAVLAAIMSTISSQLIVTSSALIEDLYKVLLKKEATDKHYVLMGRLAVLTVAVIALLLALDQDNTILSLVAYAWAGFGASFGPVIILSLFWKKMTNWGAITGIITGAITVILWKQAEGGIFDLYEIVPGFILNAVVAIIVSILTFKHNNQIEKEFNESIALLKEEK; the protein is encoded by the coding sequence ATGTCGAATGAATTTTACCAAGCGATCTCAATTGCGATCTACATGGCGGGTATGCTACTAATTGGTTGGTACTCTTACAGAAAAACTAGTAATCTGACGGACTATATGTTAGGCGGACGCTCATTAGGTCCTGCGGTAACAGCACTCAGTGCAGGTGCAGCCGACATGAGTGGCTGGCTTTTAATGGGGTTACCTGGAGCCATTTATGTCAATGGAATGGTCGATGCATGGATTGCCATCGGACTCACTATAGGCGCTTACCTCAACTGGGTTCTTGTTGCTCCAAGACTTCGTTCCTATACTCAAGTGGCCAACGACTCAATCACAATTCCTGGTTACTTAGAGAATCGATTTAAAGATCGTACGATGCTTCTTCGAATTGTTTCTGGAATTGTTATTCTTGTTTTCTTTACGTTTTATGTTTCTTCCGGAATGGTATCAGGAGGCGTATTTTTCCAGAGCTCTTTCGGTGTTAGCTATCATACGGGTTTATTGATCGTATCTGCTGTTGTTGTTGCCTATACCTTATTTGGTGGGTTCTTGGCCGTAAGTTATACCGACTTTATTCAAGGACTTATGATGTTACTCGCACTTATTTTTGTCCCTATTATTGGTGTATTTGCAACAGGTGGACCTTCTGAAACGTTTGAAACCGTTCGACTTGTGAATCCAAACTTTTTGGATTTATTAAAAGGTGCTAGCTTCATCGGAGTAGTCTCTGCTATGGCGTGGGGGTTAGGATACTTTGGCCAGCCACATATCATCGTACGTTTTATGGCCATCACGACCGTTAAAGAAATAAAAAGTGCCCGCCGCATCGGGATGACCTGGATGATATTTTCTCTTATTGGAACCATCCTCACAGCGATGATTGGGATTGCGTATTTCAAGAAAAATCCTGATTTAACCCTTTCTAATCCAGAAGCTGTCTTTATTGAACTTGGGCAATATTTGTTCCATCCGATCATTGCAGGGTTCTTACTAGCAGCTGTCTTAGCTGCGATCATGAGCACCATTTCATCTCAGCTCATTGTTACATCGAGTGCTCTTATTGAAGATTTATACAAAGTACTATTAAAGAAAGAAGCGACCGACAAGCATTATGTATTAATGGGGAGATTAGCTGTATTAACAGTGGCTGTTATTGCCCTATTATTAGCACTCGATCAAGACAATACGATTCTTTCACTCGTTGCTTATGCTTGGGCAGGTTTTGGAGCGTCCTTTGGTCCGGTGATTATCCTCAGTCTCTTCTGGAAAAAGATGACGAACTGGGGAGCTATTACAGGGATAATCACAGGTGCCATTACGGTGATTTTATGGAAACAAGCTGAGGGTGGAATTTTTGACTTATACGAAATTGTTCCTGGCTTCATCCTCAATGCGGTCGTTGCGATTATTGTCAGCATCCTCACATTTAAACACAATAATCAAATTGAAAAAGAATTTAATGAATCTATCGCCTTATTAAAGGAAGAGAAATAA